One part of the Vicia villosa cultivar HV-30 ecotype Madison, WI linkage group LG6, Vvil1.0, whole genome shotgun sequence genome encodes these proteins:
- the LOC131614233 gene encoding chorismate synthase, chloroplastic-like, whose amino-acid sequence MTLKSQIGCRRPGQGRITTSRKETDTCKIFSGVSDGVTTGTPIHVFVPNTDQRGIDYSEMSLAYRPSHVDTTYDMKYGVSSVQGGGRSSARETIGRVASGAVAKKILKKFAGTEILAYVSQVHKIILPEDLIDNDALTLDQV is encoded by the exons ATGACGCTAAAGAGTCAAATCGGTTGCAG GAGGCCAGGCCAGGGCCGAATTACAACTTCTAGAAAGGAGACTGATACATGTAAAATATTTTCAGGAGTTTCAGATG GTGTTACTACAGGAACTCCAATCCACGTATTTGTGCCTAATACTGATCAAAGAGGAATC GACTATAGCGAGATGTCATTAGCTTATAGGCCTTCCCATGTAGATACAACCTATGACATGAAGTATGGTGTGAGCTCAGTTCAG GGTGGTGGTAGATCTTCTGCAAGAGAAACCATTGGAAGGGTTGCTTCTGGTGCTGTTGCTAAGAAAATCCTTAAAAAGTTTGCTGGAACTGAG ATTCTTGCCTATGTCTCTCAAGTTCACAAGATTATTCTTCCTGAGGACTTAATTGATAACGATGCACTGACACTTGATCAGGTATAA
- the LOC131611955 gene encoding protein NODULATION SIGNALING PATHWAY 2-like encodes MIQQEIFHSPWPLVYEDINSSIFVNHNHQVVDPYSFTMVNHVDDDYVPYGIIMDDHVEKFDPYDIIMDDHVDDYEFNTLLTTSDTSTLSDISIFTNDHIQFQIEQETIELPSLMEFESFHSILYPQIVDIQDHQYQEETEASFTSQNLYRGQSSNLYTDDFPSQNFSYEERSPTQSMKSDFSSTQQSLNLPQENMQIDNKVILPHLMEAYGEALEKGQKALAEVHLKCISQKVTPLGDSLETLAFYLSQEVTNHGDYLKGEAHKNFEEAFKVIYQGNPIGKIAHFAAISSILEAAMLEDCDEIHIIDFCIGDGIQWPFLLEAVSKMKKRLKLTSIKWSDDDSECVWNFEDTKRELYEYAKSCGLKLKVEEKELEELVSEIKRMNKKGLKKEFLAFNLMIGLPHMGMVRSKRKSAFEFLKVAEDLIRNYGGKGMITFGDGDAFEKLKNSLNFKSFFEGNLVHYKALLESIESQFSEKFSEARIACEVLFVAPCISSLDWLQTWKEMKSDGNFEVEFGLEGERLSKNVLMEVSEVLRGSESSYEARIEGLNENELVLEWKGTQLLRFSIWKN; translated from the coding sequence ATGATTCAACAAGAAATTTTTCACTCTCCATGGCCATTAGTTTATGAAGACATAAACTCATCAATTTTTGTTAATCATAATCATCAAGTTGTTGATCCATATAGCTTCACCATGGTAAACCATGTTGATGATGACTATGTTCCATATGGCATCATCATGGATGACCATGTTGAGAAGTTTGATCCATATGACATCATCATGGATGACCATGTTGATGATTATGAATTCAATACTCTACTAACCACCTCAGATACTAGTACTCTCTCTGACATCTCCATATTCACCAATGATCATATCCAATTTCAAATTGAACAAGAAACCATAGAACTTCCATCACTAATGGAATTTGAATCTTTTCATTCAATTTTATATCCCCAAATTGTTGATATTCAAGATCATCAATATCAAgaagaaactgaagcaagcttcaCTTCACAAAATCTTTACCGAGGACAAAGTTCAAATCTTTACACCGACGATTTTCCTTCACAAAATTTTTCCTATGAAGAAAGAAGTCCAACACAATCAATGAAATCAGATTTTTCCTCAACACAGCAATCACTTAATCTTCCACAAGAAAACATGCAAATTGACAACAAAGTGATTCTTCCACACTTGATGGAAGCATATGGAGAAGCCTTGGAGAAAGGACAAAAAGCACTAGCAGAAGTTCATTTGAAGTGTATAAGCCAAAAAGTGACTCCACTTGGTGATTCTCTTGAAACTCTTGCATTTTATTTGTCACAAGAAGTGACAAATCATGGAGATTATCTCAAAGGGGAAGCTCACAAGAATTTTGAAGAAGCTTTTAAGGTAATTTATCAAGGAAATCCAATTGGAAAAATAGCTCATTTTGCTGCTATTTCGTCTATTCTTGAGGCTGCTATGTTAGAAGATTGTGATGAAATTCATATAATAGATTTTTGTATTGGAGATGGAATTCAATGGCCTTTTTTGTTGGAGGCTGTTTCAAAgatgaagaaaagattgaaattgacaTCAATTAAATGGAGTGATGATGATTCTGAATGTGTTTGGAATTTTGAGGATACCAAAAGGGAACTATATGAGTATGCTAAATCatgtggtttgaaattgaaggtgGAGGAAAAAGAATTGGAAGAGTTGGTTAGTGAGATCAAAAGAATGAACAAAAAGGGTTTGAAGAAAGAGTTTTTGGCTTTTAATTTGATGATTGGTCTTCCTCATATGGGAATGGTAAGAAGCAAAAGAAAAAGTGCTTTTGAGTTTCTAAAAGTAGCTGAGGATTTGATCAGAAACTATGGTGGTAAGGGAATGATTACTTTTGGTGATGGTGATGCAtttgaaaaactcaaaaatagttTAAATTTTAAGTCATTTTTTGAAGGGAATTTGGTGCATTATAAGGCCTTGTTGGAATCAATTGAGTCACAATTTTCAGAAAAATTCTCAGAAGCAAGAATTGCATGTGAGGTGTTGTTTGTTGCACCTTGTATATCTTCTCTTGATTGGTTACAAACATGGAAAGAGATGAAAAGTGATGGTAATTTTGAGGTTGAGTTTGGCTTAGAAGGTGAAAGATTGAGCAAAAATGTTTTGATGGAAGTAAGTGAAGTTTTGAGAGGAAGTGAAAGTTCATATGAGGCAAGAATTGAAGGACTAAATGAGAATGAACTTGTTTTGGAATGGAAAGGAACTCAATTATTAAGATTTTCAATTTGGAAAAACTAA